Sequence from the Borrelia maritima genome:
ACCTATAATTTATGTGAACTTTAGATGAATATAAGTTAATAAAATTAATTTATCGAGGTTGAGTATACTTTGTATGATATCTGTGAAAATTTTTTCAGTAGAAATAATACAAGAATTTCTAAGTCAAAAATAATATTAATATCAATACCTATCTAAATGGATAAAATATTTTTTCATATAGGTTAAATATACTGTTTTTAAATTGATTAACAACTTAAAAAGTTGAACTTTTAAGGGTTATATGTTGACACTATAAGCTTTTGCAGATTTCTTGATTCTATAGCCCGTTGTCTAAATTCATTTTCAAGTTTATTTACATGGAATTTAAGCTTATTGATGTCTCTTTTTATAAGATCTTTATTATTTTCATAATCCAATACAAGTTGTTTTGACATTCCTGAGACACTTTCTATGATAGATAATATTTTGTCAAACGAATTTTTAAGCGTTTCTAAATCCGCAATATCTAGTTTATTTGGCCTATCTTTTTTGGAATGCAGGTG
This genomic interval carries:
- a CDS encoding virulence associated lipoprotein gives rise to the protein MIQNINKLAPVVNIFNSFSAIGSAIDIISDHLHSKKDRPNKLDIADLETLKNSFDKILSIIESVSGMSKQLVLDYENNKDLIKRDINKLKFHVNKLENEFRQRAIESRNLQKLIVSTYNP